A genomic region of Pyrus communis chromosome 14, drPyrComm1.1, whole genome shotgun sequence contains the following coding sequences:
- the LOC137716075 gene encoding uncharacterized protein — translation MISVLAQERLLGAALGSIFTGIVVFEQRRCIYNSISGTKPQPVSRITEPIFGRKTRAELAHLWNKSVDQTFRPVIESLSSSGW, via the exons ATGATTAGCGTTCTTGCTCAG GAGCGTCTGCTGGGCGCTGCACTCGGAAGCATTTTCACGGGGATCGTTGTGTTCGAGCAGCGCCGATGCATCTACAACTCGATTTCAGGGACCAAACCTCAACCAGTTTCCCGG ATTACAGAGCCCATATTTGGAAGGAAAACTCGTGCAGAGCTTGCACATCTTTGGAACAAATCTGTGGACCAGACATTTCGACCTGTGATTGAATCTCTTAGTTCATCTGGATGGTAG
- the LOC137714318 gene encoding uncharacterized protein yields the protein MASRVSIFLFFASLTFLSVAFAVERAPHGLAKENPMAFSPSAYNFFHPTSQNPNAKDPCVESNCSPLPLAAQVRSTEAHESRFSTSQNGRARFGAAGVAGIVFGLAFAVFMAMGVYYVLVTRSANMSLTNTVKPDV from the coding sequence atggctTCTAGGGTTTCTATCTTTCTCTTCTTCGCTTCTCTGACGTTTCTTTCCGTTGCTTTTGCCGTGGAAAGAGCCCCCCACGGCCTTGCCAAAGAAAACCCGATGGCGTTTTCACCGTCAGCATACAATTTTTTCCATCCAACGTCCCAAAACCCCAATGCCAAAGACCCATGTGTTGAATCCAATTGCTCACCATTGCCTCTTGCAGCTCAAGTACGATCAACAGAAGCACACGAGAGCAGATTCTCTACATCACAGAATGGGCGAGCGAGATTCGGAGCTGCTGGGGTTGCTGGCATTGTGTTCGGTTTAGCATTTGCAGTCTTTATGGCAATGGGCGTTTACTATGTGCTTGTCACACGCAGTGCAAATATGAGTCTAACCAACACGGTAAAACCCGATGTATGA